A single Chiloscyllium punctatum isolate Juve2018m chromosome 14, sChiPun1.3, whole genome shotgun sequence DNA region contains:
- the ints12 gene encoding integrator complex subunit 12 produces the protein MAVPNLELDPLFLKALGYLHSKSKDSAEKLKALLDETLARGGDSSFRQAQKDIETPKVAASIKSSSTKQESKVSSSLSLGNNGKSGSIEKTKKEAEKRPGEKVKLDPLEGVDPQKKARLEKAENRSSPITVQSSKELPMPDLPGFESAEDFAMEMGLACVVCRQMTVTSGNQLVECQECHNLYHQDCHKPQVTDKDVNDPRLVWYCARCTRQMKKMAQKTQKAAPKASNSVASAAPSVKDPLVKKPEMKLKQEVTTFQAFKRTEVKASSSASGNSSSSNTSSSSVSGLTGWAAFGAKTSTAAPSTAKLGSSVQSTSGKPTASATNQKAVGLSGLATSKAGLGSKMTTAISSSTGAIKPPPPLTLGKPSLNRSSSSDNVSKVGLTGPGNSGNQSSGGNGGGTSAATGSNNGAKTPTEVGNPSLVKLPTSQESQLNAMKRLQMVKKKAAQKKLKK, from the exons ATGGCTGTTCCCAACCTGGAGCTGGACCCACTCTTCCTCAAAGCCTTGGGTTATCTCCATTCAAAAAGCAAAGACTCTGCAGAGAAACTGAAAGCCCTGTTAGATGAGACCTTGGCTAGAGGCGGGGATTCTAGCTTTCGACAGGCACAAAAG GACATTGAAACACCCAAGGTGGCTGCTAGCATCAAATCCAGTTCTACAAAACAGGAATCCAAAGTGTCCTCATCTCTTTCATTGGGCAACAATGGTAAATCCGGTTCCATTGAGAAAACCAAGAAGGAAGCTGAAAAAAGACCTGGTGAAAAG GTTAAACTAGATCCTTTGGAGGGAGTTGATCCCCAGAAAAAAGCCAGATTGGAGAAAGCAGAGAATCGATCTTCTCCCATTACTGTTCAATCCAGCAAAGAGCTGCCAATGCCTGACCTACCTGGCTTCGAAAGTGCAGAGGACTTTGCCATGGAAATGGGCCTGGCATGTGTCGTGTGTCG CCAAATGACTGTTACATCAGGTAATCAGCTAGTTGAATGTCAAGAATGTCACAACCTTTACCACCAAGACTGCCATAAACCCCAAGTAACGGATAAGGATGTGAATGACCCAAGGCTAGTATGGTATTGTGCCCGCTGTACAAGACAGATGAAGAAAATG GCACAAAAGACACAAAAGGCTGCTCCAAAAGCTTCCAACTCAGTTGCCAGTGCTGCTCCCTCAGTAAAGGATCCCTTAGTGAAGAAACCTGAAATGAAACTTAAACAAGAGGTGACCACGTTTCAAGCATTCAAGAGAACAGAAGTAAAG GCATCTTCATCTGCTTCTGGCAATTCCTCCAGTTCAAACACCTCCTCGTCTTCTGTTAGTGGACTTACAGGATGGGCTGCCTTTGGAGCAAAAACATCCACTGCAGCACCCTCGACAGCTAAACTGGGATCGTCTGTGCAAAGCACCAGTGGAAAGCCCACAGCATCGGCCACAAATCAAAAAGCAGTGGGTCTCTCTGGACTGGCAACATCCAAAGCAGGACTGGGGTCAAAAATGACCACAGCCATTAGCTCCAGCACTGGAGCTATAAAGCCACCCCCTCCCTTAACTCTGGGGAAACCAAGTCTCAACCGATCATCCAGCAGCGACAATGTTAGCAAGGTGGGCCTAACTGGGCCAGGCAACAGTGGCAACCAAtccagtggtggaaatggagGGGGCACCTCCGCTGCTACTGGCAGTAACAATGGTGCCAAGACACCCACTGAAGTTGGTAACCCTTCTCTTGTTAAGTTGCCAACCTCTCAAGAATCACAGCTTAATGCTATGAAACGGCTCCAGATGGTaaagaagaaggcagctcagaaaAAACTTAAAAAGTGA